CCTACGCCGACCGCTGGGCAGACGCCAGCGACTACAACCTCCGAACGCCACCGATCACGGCCGTTCGCGAAACGCTCTCCGAGGAGATCAGCCCTGACGCCGAAGACGACTTCAGCTCCATCCTGAGCTCGCTCGAGACCGCACGCGGTGACGGCGACGGCCTCGACGAGGTCACTATCTCGCTGCTCGTCGCAGCCAAGAACGACGCCCTGCTGTACGACATCAGCAAGTGGGGCGAGGACGTCGGCATCGCCTCCAAGGCAACGTTCAGCCGAACGAAGACCAAACTCGAGGACATGGGCCTGATCGACACCGAAAAGGTCCCAATCGACGTCGGTCGTCCGCGCCTGCGCCTGAAAATCGGCGACGAGCGCCTGCAAGAAGCCGACAACGGCCAGCTCGCGACAGTCGCACAGTCCATCCTGAACTAGAACCGAACTTTTGCGCTGTCGTTCGAAAGAGCGCTCGCGCTCTTTCGTACCTCGCGAGATCTTCGATCTCGCTCAGAGTCGTCGGCCCGCGAGCAGACAAGCTGCTCGCGGTGGATTACGAGTGACAGCCTGCCCTCCCCCGAGTCACGCGACTCTCGCTGTCGCTCGAGGCGCGCTCCCGGCCGTATACATCTGCCCTCGAACAGCGTTCGGTACCATCG
The Natronolimnobius baerhuensis DNA segment above includes these coding regions:
- the tbsP gene encoding transcriptional regulator TbsP translates to MTSNLLNHQIDDILGSVLEDTTGDVYMVNPSWDAIEEFISVASDLEGELPTVHMLADERTLKEVMDDFIVASNAADLISEDALALRTLAEAPENSLLITEDEVIAIVHAGDRVGGLVTDDESFVEDTYDTYADRWADASDYNLRTPPITAVRETLSEEISPDAEDDFSSILSSLETARGDGDGLDEVTISLLVAAKNDALLYDISKWGEDVGIASKATFSRTKTKLEDMGLIDTEKVPIDVGRPRLRLKIGDERLQEADNGQLATVAQSILN